In a single window of the Gammaproteobacteria bacterium genome:
- the rlmI gene encoding Ribosomal RNA large subunit methyltransferase I has product MSTLPLDQLHARVVLKSGRERSLLNRHPWVFSGAVMKVEGDPQAGGIVAIHDATGHLLGRGFYNPHSQIRLRLLTFGSEPVNADLLAARLTAAAALRSRFLGSEVTALRLVHAEGDGLPGLVVDRYGSVLVVQLHTLGMTRLRPLIVDLLCRIFTPTAIVERSPALKEEGVTASSSVLWGNISPHYSVAEITIESKGADRPKRLEVVEHGVCTWVDVLGGQKTGLFLDQRDNRRRVAELAAASRGARLLNCFSYTGGFSLHAARQGAITTSVEVSATAQSLAKENFVLNGMDPADHRFETADAFDWLRRCTDRYDLVVLDPPAFVKHRTHLEQGSRAYKDINRLGLRLLEPGGLLLTCSCSAHVDWDLFQKILYAAAREADQSVQVLARYSQPLDHPFNLYHPEGEYLKTFLLRVGM; this is encoded by the coding sequence ATGTCCACATTACCTCTTGATCAGCTTCACGCACGGGTCGTACTTAAGTCTGGCCGCGAGCGTTCCCTTTTGAACCGCCATCCCTGGGTTTTCTCTGGGGCGGTAATGAAAGTCGAGGGTGATCCGCAGGCGGGGGGTATTGTGGCCATCCACGACGCCACCGGTCACTTGCTGGGTCGTGGATTTTACAATCCCCATTCCCAGATTCGGTTACGGCTGCTCACCTTTGGTTCAGAACCGGTCAACGCGGACCTCTTGGCCGCTCGCCTGACGGCGGCGGCGGCGCTTCGTTCTCGTTTTCTGGGTTCTGAGGTGACGGCGCTACGTCTGGTACATGCCGAAGGAGACGGGCTACCTGGTCTGGTGGTTGACCGCTATGGATCAGTCTTGGTAGTGCAGCTCCATACCCTAGGAATGACCCGTCTGCGCCCGCTGATCGTGGATCTGTTGTGTCGTATTTTTACACCCACCGCCATCGTTGAACGCTCTCCTGCCCTCAAAGAGGAGGGGGTGACTGCTTCTTCCAGTGTTCTGTGGGGAAATATTTCACCCCACTATTCTGTCGCCGAAATAACAATAGAGAGCAAGGGGGCGGATCGTCCCAAACGACTGGAGGTCGTTGAGCATGGTGTATGTACCTGGGTAGACGTACTGGGGGGCCAGAAGACTGGGTTATTTCTGGACCAACGTGACAATCGTCGTCGCGTCGCCGAGCTAGCCGCAGCCAGTAGAGGCGCACGTTTGCTCAATTGTTTTTCTTACACTGGCGGGTTTAGTCTCCACGCGGCACGGCAGGGGGCGATTACTACCTCGGTGGAAGTCAGCGCTACGGCGCAATCCTTGGCCAAGGAGAATTTTGTTTTGAACGGTATGGACCCAGCAGACCATCGCTTCGAGACGGCAGATGCCTTCGATTGGCTGCGTCGCTGTACCGACCGCTACGATTTGGTGGTCTTGGACCCGCCCGCCTTTGTGAAACATCGTACCCACCTGGAACAGGGGTCACGGGCCTATAAGGATATTAACCGACTAGGATTACGTTTGTTAGAACCTGGTGGATTGCTGCTTACTTGCTCTTGCTCGGCACATGTAGATTGGGACCTGTTTCAGAAAATCCTCTATGCCGCTGCCCGAGAGGCGGATCAGTCGGTGCAGGTCCTTGCCCGTTACAGTCAACCCCTGGACCATCCCTTCAACCTTTATCATCCCGAGGGCGAGTATCTGAAGACTTTTCTGTTGCGGGTGGGGATGTAA